CCTCAAGCAGAGTAGCAGCTCAGGGGGCAGCACTGTTGCCATCCACCTTCAGCACATCCGGCCTTAGCCCTGCATGCGCCATCATGCTCTGCTTTCTTCCCAAAATCCCAGGAGTAAGAGGGACCCAGACAGCAGTCTGCATCATTGCCCTGGAAAGCATCACAGAAAATTCCCATAAATTCAAAACACCTAAAAAATGGACAGGGAATGTTAGCAGTAGGCTCATGTAATCAGGAGCCAAATCCTACAAATCAACAACACTAAGCCTTAGCATCATGCTGCTGCAACACACAATATGGCCTGCAGATCTGGTTTATAATGTGGAAGAATTGCTGGTTCCGGCTATTCCGGATTTTGAAACCTACTTTAGATATGGACCAAAGACTTCACATACTACCTCAGCAAAATCCATAGGTGAGTTGAATACTGGCCTCTTTGATCTCCATGGTATACCCTCCAATGCAGACAGACTGAGAGTCCCATCCTGTCAGCAAGTGCGCAAGTAAACTTCCATCCTAATCAGGGTTTTTGCTACTAATACACAAAGGGCATTCATGCAAAATGGCAAACCACATATTtagaaaagaaaagcaaaacaaaacaccgCTTACACTAAAGCCTATGTATGAGATGAAACAGCCACAAGACTAatcttagaaaaaaaaaaggtaagaCTATTGGATTTCTACTTACTCAGAATGACACCTAATTCACAACATCTTGTAACTACCCTACCATgcccagaaaaaaaatgcatttaaaaggCCAAGAAAAACTGCTTACCACAGTCATCCATTTATCCTCTCTCCAACAGCTTATTCTGGACAGGCTTGTCTGTGTTCACAGGGAtgctggagcctgtcccagacagcacagggcttGTTAGGCAAGTCATCCGAATACTTAGCCACACTTTCACGGATGCATGAAGTATATGTCTTTGAGAGAAAGGACAAAGCCGTaactcaaaacattttttttttaagaacgGGACATTTAACATAGCAAGGAGAATAGCAAAACCTTTCATTATCAGTGTCTGACTCAATTCAACATGCTGGACTTACCTGCATTACCAGTTAACAACTTCTCAGTCTCGCATAATAAAGAAAAGATGCAGGATATTCAGTTGTCaaacattaaaatgcatcaCAATGATAGCTAGGCCTAAATGTTTTGGCATTTCTTATTCCTATAGTTCACTCCTGTCACCCCCTAAAATGAACACCCAGGTaggtatattatatatttatagatgCATGGTGATTTTGCTGATATTTATTTTCCTGGTACGCATTATCATTGAGTGACAGGCCTGCATGGCTCAGTGACGTAACCTGATTGAATGGTTTGGATTAGCCCGATtaccaaaacattacaaaattaACACATGGTGATTAATGCAGACTCTCCAGACACCCATTGGTAAAACTGATTTTAACCTGGTTTCACTAGGAAAACTTTTACTTGATACCCAGTGCCAATAATAgtaaaataaacagcagtttagCATTAACTAGGCTACATGTTATTTGGGTGCATACACGGTTGGTGTTTAATTAATGGACTTTCACTAGTTATTTGGAAGCATCCGTGAGGAAAGTGTaggcattttttaattttatctgACCCCACAACTTGAAATGCCCTGCTTTTCTAGGTTAAACTATGCTTGTTTGTCTCAATCAGTATGAAGTATGATTGAAGGCTTACAAATTTATGTTTAGTAGTAGGCAATAACAATAACACAGTAGATACAGACAATAACtacacagtacataataattTTTACAAGTTCAGGTTAACATATTTAAATTCGGGGAAATAAGTTCAAATTCAGGTTAGTAGCCATGATCGCATGTGTATTCAGGAAATACAAAGATCCCGTATGACACAGATAAGGCACAAGGGACACTGACGATGCCAAGGCCTCTAGGCCCATGACACTTTTCCTCAGGCTGGTCTCCGAGCACTCACTGCCGAACCGGGACAGCCGACACGCGGCTACACGTCGACTCACTGCCGTACCGGGACAGCCGACACGCGGCTACACGTCGACTCACTGCCGTACCGGGACAGCCGACACGCGGCTACACGTCGACTCACTGCCGTACCGGGACAGCCGAAACGCGGCTACACGTCGACTCACTGCCGTACCGGGACAGCCGACACGCGGCTACACGTCGACTCACTGCCGTATCGGGAAAGCAGACACGCGGCTACACGTCGACTCACTGCCGTACCGGGAAAGCAGACACGCGGCTACACGTACGTCGACTCACTGCCGTACCGGGACAGCCGACACGCGGCTACACGTCGACTCACTGCCGTACCGGGACAGCCGACACGCGGCTACACGTCGACTCACTGCCGTTCCGGGACAGCCGACACGCGGCTACACGTCGACTCACTGCCGTTCCGGGACAGCCGACACGCGGCTACACGTCGACTCACTGCCGTTCCGGGACAGCCGAAACGCGGCTACACGTCGACTCACTGCCGTACCGGGACAGCCGACACGCGGCTACACGTCGACTCACTGCCGTTCCGGGACAGCCGACACGCGGCTACACGTCGACTCACTGCCGTTCCGGGACAGCCGAAACGCGGCTACACGTCGACTCACTGCCGTACCGGGACAGCCGACACGCGGCTACACGTCGACTCACTGCCGTACCGGGACAGCCGACACGCGGCTACACGTCGACTCACTGCTGTACCGGGACAGCCGAAACGGGGCTACACGTGTCGACTAAAAAAATGGGTGGGGTACGTGTGGAAGCTGTAGAAAAGCAGCGCCAGGCAAGCAGCAACTAAACTGGAACTGATCCAAAAGTTCTAGGCCTATAGCATCCCAGACTGACAAGACCAACCAGGGAGCGCAACCAAACCCAAGAAAAAGGAAGAGTGAGCTTGAATTGGATAGATGAAGATGGACTGACTGCGGTTGCAGGTAAGGATACACCGCAGCCATCTGGAGGTGGGGCGGCTGTGGTGGACGACTGCTCCTGTTGCGGTTAACTTGTGAACTGGATCCTTAACCAGATGTTAAAccgctatatatatatatatacatatatatacgcAATCAAACATTTTAACGTTTATTTAAAAGATATTGTGATAAAACAAACACAGTAACATTTGCATTCAAATAATTAAATACATTGTTATCAACTTGATACAGATCGTTTACGGCCTCAAAGACCCAAGTGTCATCATGACTGCAGGCCTCTTTTAAGTAGTAAGCATGCCATGAAAATCAATAATATTAAGTTTACATatctttataaaaatatattctgTGCGTATAAAATATTGCATAATATACATAGTATTTAGACAAAGTCATACAAGTGACATTACAATCaacttacactgacatttaaaatgtaaatacacaaatatcatATTTTCCCTTACAAAGCCAATGATTAAATAACTAGAAGCCCAGTGGGCTCTCACTTCCACAGTTTTTGATTAATGTCACCATTTCTAAAGCTTTATTTTCTATTTGTGAGGATCTGGAGGCACGTAGGCTGGGATGGTGACTTCACTGGATTCTTCAGCGCTGCCAGGTCTTGATGGAGAGCTGAGCACATAATCAAACTCGGTGTGCAGGACCTTTTCATACACGCTCTGCAAGCCAATAGTCTTAGGGATATGCGCATGGAAATAGGTGTCTCTACGGAGCGTGTTTCTCGGCAGTGAGGCCGTCTTTGCAAACGTGGAGAGATGCTGCCcctggggcatgctgggattgtTCCTGATTGCCGATGGACTCCAGCATCTGTCCGAATGACCGAGTATTTTGCACTCCGTTGTACACGCCCACAAACCTGACAAGAGAGAGCGGATGCTCCACTGTTAACACATGGCATGTGACATTATAGGCCTATgtacagcaaaaaaaacaacttaaacaatatgctaatttttctGTACCATATCTAGCACCTGAGATGAATATTTGTTGTGTAAATAAATTTAGAATTGTAgcctatataaataaaaattattcaaaactcaccatgttggaagtctTTTTTGATGCCATCTCCACTCATGTCAGAGTCGCTATCATTGAAGTCGCTATCGCCTTTGCCGCTATCCTTGCCACTAAACTGAGGATCCCTCGCTGAGATGGTGGTGTAAGAGTTACCTTTCCATATTGTGATTGGTCTGACAGCTTCTTTGCCATAGCCAGGCAATGTAGAATAGCCCTGGAGAAACATGAGCCAATACAGCTTAAGTTTACATTATAGACAACAATGGAAAACATTAAACAATGACATTGAATACAAATATATAagcaaataataattaattatcaCTAACCTCCAATTTAGCTCCTCGGATTATGTTTTCAGACTCATACACACACGTAGCTTCACTGCCATCTTCTGAGCTTGAGCAGATCTCGCTGTCTGTTTTGGGGAGATTGGTGAAGGATTGCTTGGAATATGGTGTAACACTAAACATATCGCCACTGTGGCTGGACATCAGGGTATGGCTGCTCTTCCCATTCTCCATGTGTCCCATGTCCAATTTGTCCTCGAATCCGCCGCTGTTCTTATCCTGCTTGTGTCGATTACATGTGGTTGCAATCAAGACAATTGCCAGCAAAAGCAACGAGCAGCTTCCTGCTAGAACTGCAATGATTACCGTCGACGCGTCCCACTGGATTGAGTCTTCGTTTTTCTGCTTTACCATGGTACGGTCGCTGGGGGGCGCCCCTGCGACAACAGTGAAGAAGATAGTCGCCGTGCAAGTCAGTGAAGGTCTACCATTATCATTGACGGTGACTAAGACCTTCAAGCTTTCGCTCACATCAAAGTTCAATTCACGATTCAGATGGATATCCCCCGTGGCTTTGTTGATGGAAAACATCACATTGTCCCCTTTGATAATTTTGTAGGAGAGATCCCCATTTGCGCCCTCGTCGGCATCAATCGCTTTTATCTGGGTGATGATATAACCGGAAGGCGCATCCTTTGGTAGAAGGACCTCAGCAGATCCATTATGGAGAGCGGGCTGTGTGATGGCAGGAGCGTTGTCATTCTGATCGACTATTTTTAGGCTGATGACAGCGCTGCCGTGAAGCTGTGGAGACCCCCCGTCGCTAGCTTGGACTCGAAACTCCAACTGTTTCATTACTTCGTAATTAAAACTTCTCAGTGCATAAATTGAACCCGTAGCAGGATCGAGGGACACAAATGTTGATACATGGGAGCCCATGATATGAGTATCCGAAAGCCTATATATTACTTTTCCATTATTCCCTATATCAGGATCCCTTGCTACAACAGTTGTGATATATGCACCCGGAGCGTTATTTTCCACGACAGAAACTTCATACACTGATTTGCTGAAAAGAGGGGCGTTGTCGTTCTCGTCGCTAAGCCTAATTGTATATTGCGTTATTGTTTTAAATGGAGGAGATCCCAAATCTTCGGCCACGACGGTTAAATTGTATTCTGCTATCTTTTCTCTGTCCAGTGGTGCCGTGGTGACGATCATGTAGCTATCCTCGTAAGCCTGCTGAAGTTTGAAGTGGTCGTGCCCGTACAAAGTGCATCTGACTTCCCCGTTTGCGCCGGAGTCGCTGTCCGAGGTGCTGATGAGAGCGACAAAGCTGTCTTTGGCTGCAGCCTCAGTAATGTATGCGATCCCCGCTGTAATAGAAGTCATAGGAGTAATGCTAATTTCAGGGGCATTATCATTAACGTCTTGAACATGAATAATTACTTTGCACATTGAAGGGATTGGGTTGGGACCCAAGTCATGCGCCTGGACGTCTAATTCATACGTTTTCTTTGCTTCGAAGTCTATCTGGCTTTCAAGAGTTAGGCGTCCGGTTTTTCGGTCCACTTTGAAAAGTTGTCGGATTTCTGCAGGCACCTGATTACCGAACCCGTATACAACTTCTCCGTTTAAACCCTCGTCTGGATCGATTGCGTTTAAATCCAGCAGGAGAAACCCAACGGGTGCGTCCTCAAATAAA
This window of the Paramormyrops kingsleyae isolate MSU_618 chromosome 1, PKINGS_0.4, whole genome shotgun sequence genome carries:
- the LOC111855591 gene encoding protocadherin-8-like → MASIRTENIVFFCHSWLFGLMFLHILTLLPAASEGKTMKYQTYEEDSPGTVIGSLAKDMSLSPLNSKTNFKMMKQFNSSFIRLRESDGQLTIGERIDREKMCKHTLQCLIAFDVISFSKEQFKLVHVEVEIKDINDNPPGFPNKESTVEIFENTAVGSRIPLDVAVDADVGSNYIQSYQISVNSHFTIDVLNRADGVKYAELVLMKPLDRETQSSYVLELVATDGGNPSRSGTTKIHIKVKDYNDNSPIFDQNIFSVDLFEDAPVGFLLLDLNAIDPDEGLNGEVVYGFGNQVPAEIRQLFKVDRKTGRLTLESQIDFEAKKTYELDVQAHDLGPNPIPSMCKVIIHVQDVNDNAPEISITPMTSITAGIAYITEAAAKDSFVALISTSDSDSGANGEVRCTLYGHDHFKLQQAYEDSYMIVTTAPLDREKIAEYNLTVVAEDLGSPPFKTITQYTIRLSDENDNAPLFSKSVYEVSVVENNAPGAYITTVVARDPDIGNNGKVIYRLSDTHIMGSHVSTFVSLDPATGSIYALRSFNYEVMKQLEFRVQASDGGSPQLHGSAVISLKIVDQNDNAPAITQPALHNGSAEVLLPKDAPSGYIITQIKAIDADEGANGDLSYKIIKGDNVMFSINKATGDIHLNRELNFDVSESLKVLVTVNDNGRPSLTCTATIFFTVVAGAPPSDRTMVKQKNEDSIQWDASTVIIAVLAGSCSLLLLAIVLIATTCNRHKQDKNSGGFEDKLDMGHMENGKSSHTLMSSHSGDMFSVTPYSKQSFTNLPKTDSEICSSSEDGSEATCVYESENIIRGAKLEGYSTLPGYGKEAVRPITIWKGNSYTTISARDPQFSGKDSGKGDSDFNDSDSDMSGDGIKKDFQHGLWACTTECKILGHSDRCWSPSAIRNNPSMPQGQHLSTFAKTASLPRNTLRRDTYFHAHIPKTIGLQSVYEKVLHTEFDYVLSSPSRPGSAEESSEVTIPAYVPPDPHK